A region of the Methylomagnum ishizawai genome:
CGCTGGCGGCCGCCGTCGGCAAGAAGATCGTCACCATCGAAGGCATCGGCCAGGGCCGCGCCGCCCAGGCGGTGCTGGAATCCTGGAAGCGCCTGGATGTCGTGCAATGCGGCTATTGCCAGCCCGGCCAGATCATGGGCGCGGTGGCCTTGCTCGAAAAGAACCCCAAGCCCTCCGATGCCGATATCGACGCCGCCATGGGCGGCAACCTCTGCCGCTGCGGCACCTATGTCCGCATCCGCGCCGCGATCCACGCGGCGGCCCAGGCCTTGGCTTGATGGAGCCACCCCCATGAACCAGACGATCCGCATTGAAAACGCGAGCCGCCGCCGCTTCCTGCAACAAGCCGCCGGTTTGACGCTGGCCATCTATGTGCCGGACAGCCCCGGCGCGGCCAGGAAATCCGCGGCCCCCGGCCCGGCTCCGGCCTTTGAACCGAATGCGTTCCTGAGGATAGCCAGCGACAACACCGTCACCGTCATCGCCAAGCATCTGGAAATGGGGCAGGGGAGTTATACCGGGCTCGCCACCCTGGTCGCCGAGGAACTGGATGCCGCATGGTCGCAGGTGCGGGTCGAAGGCGCGCCGGCCGACGCCAAGCGCTTCAACAACCTCGCCTGGGGCAAGGCCCAAGGCACCGGCGGCAGTTCGGCCATCGCCAATTCCTATGAGCAAATGCGCAAAGCCGGTGCCTCGGCCCGCGCCATGCTGGTGGCGGCGGCGGCCCGGCAGTGGCGGGTTCCGGCGCGGGAGATCGAGGTCGGCGAGGGCGTCGTGGCGCACCCGCCCACGCGGCGCAAAGCCAGCTTCGGCGAATTGGCGGGGATCGCCGCCACCCTGCCGGTC
Encoded here:
- a CDS encoding (2Fe-2S)-binding protein; amino-acid sequence: MTTLDINGSAARVDAAADTPLLWVLRDELQLTGTKYGCGQGLCGACTVHLAGQPVRSCITPLAAAVGKKIVTIEGIGQGRAAQAVLESWKRLDVVQCGYCQPGQIMGAVALLEKNPKPSDADIDAAMGGNLCRCGTYVRIRAAIHAAAQALA